CAATGAGGATAGACAATGGTTACTGATATGCTATAAAGATAGCACATGCCAAATTCATAGTCAAAAATCATTTCAGAAGTCCTAAAGATGTGGTAGAAATCATCTTTCTACTAGAGCCCTTGACTAGTGCACGATCAATTTAGACAAACCAAACGTTGCAACACAACTCATAAAGCAACCATATCTAGAATCAATGCATTCCATCATTCAAATTCTTCAGTAAGGAAATCATAGAATGCCGTAGCAGTCACTATCAAttcattttagaaaaaaaaacaagaaccACAGATTTTCAACATCTTTAAAAGAGAAAAAGTAGATACTAATAATAGTCATTCAGGATGACAACTGACGTTCATACTAATGCACCAAATTGTGCAACTTGTGAAATGGAAAAGAGATCATGAAACCTAAGAAAGCCTTACTAGTGTGAAAAATGACTTGCCATATAGATCATGATACTTCTTCTAGTCCATAATTTGTTTGCAACTGAAGGAAGCATGCCATTTAACACCAATCATTTTTCCTAGTATCGCATGTAAGGCAAAAACATCTATTAGATTTCAGCTTCACCCCAAACAACTGTACAGATTATACCTCAAAAGGTGGCATATGATATCTTAAAGCATCTGACATTTTTTTCCGAGAACATAGTATAAAAGAATGTCTTTTGCACAACAAACATCATCAAATAACTCAAAGGAAGAAAGGCAAAGTGATGGTCCTCTTAATCATGGCAAACGTATGTTGCTTCTCCCGCGGACCGACGACAACGCTCATACAACTCCGAGATAATTAGAGGAGTCTTCTCGTCTTCAAGATAAGATCTAACATGCCCAAAGTGGCACCTAGAGATTCTACTATGTGCTGATCTTGAACGATCACATTGCATTAAAAATCATGCTGTTACATTGAATTGAAGGAATTTTACAGCTAACAACAGCAATAATCAATCAAGAAATCTTTAACACAGGAAATTGAAGGAACAAGATTCAACAAGAGAATGCCAGGAAGCAACCGATCGTCAGATGAAAAAACGGGAACGTGGAAACAACGCGAGAAACCAAAGAAAAGCTACAATCTCGACAAGCTAATTTGCGATCGGAATCGGACTTCGATCGAAAAGGCGAGCATAATGAAGTAAAAAGAACGGGGTTATCTTCTCTTTCGGAGCTATCGGAAGGAGAGATCGGCACCTTGCAGATGGGGCAGCTGATCTTGAGGCCGATGGCCCTCGCCTCAAGCTGCGAGCCTTTGGGCTTCTGGTTCCGCTCCGCGTTCCTCCGCTGCGCCTCGATCTTCTGCTTGCCCCTCGTCATGTCTCTCTCCCTTCTTCGATCTCCGCCTACTTCACAATCAAACGATGCCCTCACATCGGAAGCCGAATGGGTCCGAGTCGTGGGCCCCACTCGAGCCCCGCAACATCACGTCCGTCCGTCGTCACGAAACAGTACTGTTGCGCTTACGTTGATCACTAAAAGGAAATATGCATGTAATTTTCATGTTTATATCTTTTTAGgtttaggatatatatatatatatatatatatatatatatatatatatatatatataatgttattttcaaattttataatatgTAAAACAACCCATTGCCTGAAAAAAAAATAGTGATCAAATCATTATCCTAAAGTAGTTTGGATAGGGTTGATGAGTTGGTATCAACATTAAAAAATTGTCTTTGGTTTAGGATTGGAATAAGTCGATGATGGTCAAATGATTCGACCAACTTTGATAGATTTGAGATCTAATTGTTAGGTTTACAAACATTGAGGTGTGAgaatgtcatgtcatgtcatgtgaTTAAAGCTCCACATGATTAGCAACGGTTTGATTGAAGCATGGATATAAAACCATAtatgtccttttttttatttttaatgcacCACTAATGGAATATCTccactaaaataaaaataaattttcgcCATGGAGACATATAGTCCCTTCTTACATTTATTAATTTCGATGAGGAATTCAATTTCCCTTTTACATGATACCCATGTAGAATATATGATATGAAGGGGAgaccagacaatgatgatgagttttggttcATAGCACctgttcatatttgaaatatacatCATTCCTTGCTTCCACCAAGTCCTAAAAGTCATCATCAATGCACTTCAAAAGTTCAATAAATTTCATAATGACCATCTGAGCACATATGAAGAAATTAGGTTTACTATATTCAAAATTTTGTAGATATCACCACCATGACTAAAGAACAAAACAGTGCTTTGGTTTACATTTTCAAACAATGCCATTATGCAAGCACAAGTTCTTCCAATAACATTCTGGCCTGCTTTGAGAGACTAACATCAAAGCATGCAATATGGTATATAGATTGGGTAACCCCAACCAAGATTCCACTTTGCAAGATCAAAGCATATGTTACAAAGTAGTGGAATGGCTAAACTAGTCAGGTAGGGCAGTCCCCCTTTCCAAGTTGTTCTTAATCTCCAGAGTGTATTTTCCAAAGGCCCTCTCGATCTTCTTGTTAAAGTGCTCATTCCTGTCATTGATAGAATCAATGTCCTTTTCTTCGTGGAACTTCCGTCTCCTACTAAATGACTTGCGTTTTGCATCCCTGTCCTGAAGCTCCTTTACCATCCGGTCAATGTTTTCCTCGGGGACCTTTGTTGCCTGCACAAGCAAAACAAATGAGGATGGTTCATtcactttatattttttaccatatCAGAAAGTCTAATTGATGGTTCTGATCTACCTTGCCATACTGAAGACTAGAAGCCTCACGATAGAACTCTGGATCAGCTTCCTTAGCTTTGTTATATGCCTCCATATCACACTCAATATTCTTTGTCCGCTTTTTATGAGCATTATAAAGTGTTTTCTGATTAAAGACTGTATAAAATATTGAGTTGGTTAGCAAACATCAGACAAGCTACGAGAAATCCATTCAGTAACATCTGAACATAGACCTTGTATTATGTCTAGAAATAACTAATATAAAGATTTGGTAAGACACTTCATAACAACAGTCCTCTTCTGTAGAACTTGAAAAGGAGAAACACGAAACCTCATTTTCCTTAACTACAAGCATCTTTTTTGTTAACTAATATATCACGACTTAGATCAGGAAACGAAAGAAATGAAAGATGTCCATGCCaatgattttttaattattagaaCCAAACAGATTTTCAATTTGGTGACAACAGACTTAGAAACTCTGTTCTGCAGTCGAAGCTTACAGTAACCAAACAATTATAGTAGCAAAAGCAGTGTTGGACAAAATTCAGATTTTAAAGGAAAATATGCAGTGCATGTAACTGAACCAAGATTAATGAAACAAATCATCTAAAACTTACCATCCCAACCATATGGTGCAGGATCCTTTTCCCACTTCTTATACTTCGCTTGAGCCGTCTCTTGTGTATCAAGCATGTAGGCCTTTGACATATCCAAACCATTTGAATCAAGAAGTTTTccaatcttttttttcctttcatcgAGCCATTTTTGTTTTGAAATACCCCTTGTTTCAGCTGGGGCttccattttctttttctctgcTACCATCGCCATCTGATTGGCCTTCCTTGCTTCATTCTGCAAACACAACACTGTAAGCCAAGAAGATATTTGGGAGGCAACAGTTCatatatatcaaacatcataaacatAGTATACATGAAAAGTTGCATTACCATCTTAAGCCTCAATTCGAACAATTTTTTCTGCTTCTCAGTGAGATTAGGATTGCCTGACA
The window above is part of the Musa acuminata AAA Group cultivar baxijiao chromosome BXJ1-1, Cavendish_Baxijiao_AAA, whole genome shotgun sequence genome. Proteins encoded here:
- the LOC135637070 gene encoding uncharacterized protein LOC135637070, translating into MESGGKVHPDCINASNPHHECVEYCFKRIAEAKSRADEIVEENKESLKEPKERTVHPDCINASNPFHECSEYCFKRIAEAKDRIERNESGMQQEDGIPSSFSGSHQSDAPLEQKQTEQLNDGGDAHCVQDDTVSGNPNLTEKQKKLFELRLKMNEARKANQMAMVAEKKKMEAPAETRGISKQKWLDERKKKIGKLLDSNGLDMSKAYMLDTQETAQAKYKKWEKDPAPYGWDVFNQKTLYNAHKKRTKNIECDMEAYNKAKEADPEFYREASSLQYGKATKVPEENIDRMVKELQDRDAKRKSFSRRRKFHEEKDIDSINDRNEHFNKKIERAFGKYTLEIKNNLERGTALPD